Proteins from a genomic interval of Candidatus Fokinia cryptica:
- a CDS encoding branched-chain amino acid transport system II carrier protein, with the protein MRLTLFYGFAIFAMFFGSGNIIFPLQIGVLSGGDWLFGAFGLLITGVLLPFLGMFAVKMHRGSYESFFGEGGELAKKILPLVTLSLLGSIGVVPRCITVAHGAIKYAFPDVSLFVFSTVFCILMFLFCTKERWLLSVLGKWMSPILFLLLISVIFVGVMKEGDMVFPKMPSEAFNQGFVIGYHTMDLLAAFFFSTLIFNQIKESIPPLASSKEIIKIAIFPMLCGATILSLVYIGLVFLGAKYAYIVRYVAPEFLLVTVVNNLLPNYSKIVVGVIITLSCLTTAVALNSIYARYLCLISRSENNFYSILFLTTFVSFIFSQMNFSGISYFLNPVLEMIYPNLIVLTMLSILMHGKYYHFKKIVFYISILNTFLQHSKILSLT; encoded by the coding sequence ATGAGATTAACGCTATTTTATGGGTTTGCAATTTTTGCAATGTTTTTTGGTTCCGGTAATATTATATTTCCACTACAGATAGGTGTTTTATCAGGAGGAGATTGGTTATTCGGAGCATTTGGTTTACTTATTACTGGAGTATTACTTCCATTTTTAGGTATGTTTGCAGTAAAGATGCATAGGGGTAGTTATGAATCGTTTTTTGGAGAAGGTGGGGAATTAGCTAAAAAAATCCTTCCTTTAGTTACGTTATCGTTATTAGGTTCGATAGGAGTGGTACCTAGATGTATAACGGTAGCTCATGGAGCTATAAAATATGCTTTTCCAGATGTTAGTCTCTTCGTTTTTAGTACAGTATTTTGTATTTTAATGTTTTTATTTTGTACTAAAGAGAGGTGGCTTCTTTCGGTATTGGGTAAATGGATGAGTCCTATATTATTTCTTCTACTTATAAGCGTTATATTTGTAGGTGTGATGAAAGAAGGAGATATGGTGTTTCCGAAAATGCCATCAGAAGCTTTTAATCAAGGATTTGTAATTGGATATCATACTATGGATTTATTAGCAGCGTTTTTCTTTTCTACATTAATTTTTAACCAAATTAAAGAAAGCATACCTCCATTAGCTAGTTCGAAAGAAATTATAAAAATCGCAATTTTTCCTATGTTATGTGGTGCTACAATATTGTCACTTGTGTATATAGGGCTCGTATTTCTTGGGGCAAAATATGCTTATATAGTACGTTATGTAGCTCCAGAATTTTTATTGGTCACTGTAGTAAACAATCTGCTTCCAAATTATAGTAAAATAGTAGTCGGCGTGATAATTACCTTATCTTGTCTTACTACTGCAGTTGCTCTTAATAGTATATATGCGAGGTATTTATGTTTGATATCGAGGTCAGAAAATAATTTTTATAGCATTTTATTTTTGACTACTTTTGTATCGTTTATATTTTCTCAAATGAATTTTAGTGGGATAAGTTACTTTTTAAATCCAGTATTAGAAATGATATACCCGAATTTAATAGTACTTACCATGTTAAGTATTTTAATGCATGGGAAGTACTATCATTTTAAGAAGATCGTATTTTATATAAGTATTTTAAATACTTTCTTGCAGCATTCTAAAATATTATCTCTAACTTGA
- a CDS encoding TrbC/VirB2 family protein — MKHIKKLSECLFFIVALLFPTIAIAAGTSSGDVDVGTLDQVLCNIFEVINGPIVTAVITVTIISTGIGGLFGKVSWTTVVVIFIAGAIIVGAPQMADVFTSSNSQSSTLTCTNNLSSSS, encoded by the coding sequence ATGAAACATATAAAAAAACTATCAGAATGCTTATTCTTCATAGTAGCGCTACTGTTCCCAACAATAGCAATAGCAGCCGGCACAAGCTCCGGTGATGTAGACGTTGGTACTCTCGATCAAGTACTATGTAATATCTTCGAAGTTATAAACGGCCCTATAGTAACAGCCGTGATTACTGTGACCATTATCTCAACTGGAATTGGTGGATTATTTGGAAAAGTATCATGGACAACAGTTGTGGTAATATTTATAGCGGGTGCAATTATAGTAGGAGCTCCACAGATGGCAGACGTATTCACTAGCAGTAACTCACAATCATCAACTTTAACATGCACTAATAACCTTTCCTCATCAAGTTAG
- the rpiB gene encoding ribose 5-phosphate isomerase B, giving the protein MRIVIGSDHRGYLMKRKLLAFAQQHYVGIEIFDAGCAEKEIVDYPLIAKKVTFQISDADKVMGILICGSGIGMSIAANRYKNIRAALCSSKEYARTSRMHNNANVLVLGADFLTFDEAKSILNMFMETDFSDESRHSNRITML; this is encoded by the coding sequence ATGCGTATTGTAATTGGTTCAGATCATAGAGGGTATCTAATGAAGCGTAAGTTACTTGCATTTGCACAACAACACTATGTTGGTATTGAGATTTTTGATGCTGGATGTGCTGAAAAAGAAATTGTAGATTATCCGTTAATTGCTAAAAAAGTTACTTTTCAGATATCGGATGCCGATAAAGTTATGGGAATATTGATATGTGGTAGTGGTATAGGGATGAGCATTGCTGCAAATAGATATAAAAATATTAGGGCAGCTTTGTGCAGTAGCAAAGAATATGCTCGTACCAGTAGGATGCATAATAATGCTAACGTATTAGTTCTTGGGGCTGATTTTCTTACGTTTGACGAAGCAAAAAGCATATTAAATATGTTTATGGAGACTGATTTTTCTGATGAATCGAGACATTCTAATAGAATAACAATGCTGTGA